A genomic segment from Lytechinus variegatus isolate NC3 chromosome 10, Lvar_3.0, whole genome shotgun sequence encodes:
- the LOC121423189 gene encoding uncharacterized protein LOC121423189: MAEDNDELGLYMDFEDFVEDEDDELESDERNESTDEDENGSWDSWEDVTSTSDDGGEIGEEGVVDAEVPRPAGGEVPVAPRPRVPQPYLHEPLPRDGDVLVNDGDAHQQDVEPLRLLNNDWCLCGGHCHVEPSFSAGDCLCCREVAEVSREADVLGVQCLTTTEAFEAAILHPTSLYIGWLEYTERWRQASKAFKDRNNEKYRYVAYRKVVRWCWGYLGKDIRVQIPACIHSRIMRSYPDGAGRYRGTVLRVLRR; encoded by the exons ATGGCCGAAGATAATGATGAGTTGGGCCTTTACATGGATTTTGAAGACTTTGTTGAAGACGAAGATGATGAACTTGAAAGTGATGAAAGAAACGAGAGCACGGACGAGGACGAAAATGGAAGCTGGGATTCTTGGGAAGATGTTACTTCAACAAGTGACGATGGTGGGGAAATCGGAGAGGAAGGCGTCGTCGATGCAGAAGTCCCCCGTCCTGCAGGCGGGGAAGTACCGGTAGCACCTCGTCCTCGGGTCCCACAGCCATATCTCCATGAGCCGTTACCAAGAGATGGTGATGTCTTAGTAAATGATGGCGATGCTCATCAACAAGATGTTGAACCTCTTCGTTTGTTGAACAATGATTG GTGCTTGTGTGGCGGCCACTGCCATGTGGAGCCGTCCTTTTCTGCAGGGGACTGCTTGTGCTGCAGGGAGGTAGCAGAAGTTTCTAGAGAGGCTGATGTACTTGGTGTTCAGTGTTTGACAACCACAGAGGCATTCGAGGCTGCAATTTTGCATCCAACCTCTCTCTACATTGGTTGGCTAGAATACACAGAGCGATGGCGGCAAGCATCGAAGGCCTTTAAGGATCGGAACAATGA GAAGTATCGATATGTTGCTTATAGGAAAGTTGTTCGGTGGTGCTGGGGGTATCTTGGCAAAGACATAAGAGTGCAAATACCTGCCTGCATCCATTCGAGGATAATGCGATCTTACCCTGACGGTGCTGGGAGGTATAGAGGAACAGTGCTGAGAGTCCTGAGACGCTAG